The Limanda limanda chromosome 13, fLimLim1.1, whole genome shotgun sequence region CGCCGGGGAACGACACCACCGGCTCCACCTGTTGCAAACAATCCGTGAATACTTACTACAGCATCGCCATGGTCACACGGAAACTTTCCGGGGTTCTCATTTtgcttcttctctttgctgtggGATACTTTATCCAGAGGGTGTTGTGTACCAGATCCAGTCAGGTCACCCCGCCACCCGCCGGGCACCCAACGGGGACTACATCCCAAGAACCGCTCATAGAGGGCTGCGCCCCGGACAGCTCCATGggtccagctccagcagctgcccAGCTGCCCACGTACGAGGAATGCAAAGGTCTGCCGACATATGAAGAGACGCTGCGGGATGATCGGAGGAGAGGACGGCCACAGACTTCTCTGGGAAAGGCCACATGACGAGGACCAAGTGGATTATACAGTACTACACATTTGAATagtattttatataatcaatGTGGATATATAGGAACCAAAACCTCCAAGGACGTTGTCTGGTATTTGCCTTCAGTCTGACGCTGTGTAAGAATTTTATTTGACGTAATATTGTATCCTTCATTGTTCCAGGCAAGGTGTCCAACCGAGTGTTCatgtttggcttcatttttggcaAATCTTCCTTTATTGGTGCAATAGCTTAAAATGTTGATAGATATAATGTTTCATAAATATCAATAAACCATAAATCAGACCAAGCTTGGGGTGCCAGCTCCCTTTGGTTATGCACcttaataaaaactgaaatagtAACTTTTTATTTGGTGACTGGTGGAACTGGTGGATCCTTGACAGAAACCCTAATGGGTTAAACCTTATAGGATCTTCCAATATTTATAGCTGCATATAATAGATAACCATGAAAAGGCTCCATTGTCAACATGAAAAGATCAACAACAAGGACCAAACCCGAACTTAAAAACGTGTTTCTGATTCACTTTGATTCACTATCTTTTTCAATATAGGCCTGAACTGATTAGTGAGATACCTACCACGAACTTAAGTGTGTAATGTACTTGCAGGAAGCAACATGAGATAATCGAAGTCTGTTTAATTATTGAAAGAAGATATGGACACACCAGTGAAAACCACTCCTTGTCGTACTCGACAGTTGTTTTGATACATCATGGCGTATTTTGTTTCGTGTGGTGTCCATGATACCATAACAATAgccttttattttaatcaatgtTTATTGCAAAAGTCTATAGTTGCACTTGCGACTCTTATTTATGACTTCttctttgttcagtttattgGCGGGCGATTGTTCTTATTTACAGACTGAAGCAAAATGTCACATCTCTTTAAATATCATTTGCCTTTGACATAGAGGACTTTCAATGTAAAACAcaattaacacatttaaataaatacaactcAATGTCTGCTGCTTGCTTTGAGGTAGTGCACTTTATCCTTGATGTTGTCTTTCATCGCCCCGGGTTCTGATGGGAATTTGACTAGTTGGACCACTCGTCTGAAGGCCTCTTGGACTCCCACTCCCGTGGACGCCGAGCAAGGTTGGACGAACCAGTCCCGCCCGTGACACATCTTCCCCAGGTTGAACTTGTCCTTGATTTCCGTGACGGTCAGAGCTCCGTTCACGTCCTGTTTGTTGGCGAACAGAATGAGAGGACGTCCCGTCAGCTGCTCGCTCCTCAGCGTCCTGTCCAGCTCCCTGCGCGCCTCCTCCAGACGCGTCCTGTCCGAGCTGTCCACGACGAACACCACGGCCCCTGCGTCCTGGTGGAAGCTCCTCCAGTGCTCCCGCATCTTCCACTGACCCCCCACATCCCACAGGATCAGGGCGATGTTCTTCCCACTCTTTCTCGTCTCCAGCATTTCCACGTTGAAGCCGATAGTGGGCACGGTGCTGACACACGCGTCGTGCTTCAGTTTGTAGAGGAGCGTCGACTTCCCGGCGTTGTCCAGGCCCAGCAGGAGGACTTGGACCTCGGGTAGCTTGGATCCTCGAAGACCCATGGCGACGTGGAGAGGTGAAGACAATCAATTTGAGTGGGACAGTCGCATCTTCCCCTTCACAGTTCTCCTTTGACGCAATGTTTGCTTAGTGTGTTGCCCGGAGTTTAATAGATGAGCCATTAGTTCCACGCTGCTCATAACTCTGGTGCGCACAGATAAGGCGACACACCAGAGGGCAAAGTTTACACCTGAGGATATTCTTGGATTGTATGTGCTTTAATTGCCACTGTAAAACCAACATGTTCTCGATGCAGAGATTataaaatgtttgacatttgcCTGAGATAGTCTACATATTCTGCTACTAAAAGCACATTGAAATTATATAAACACAATGATTTGGATTGGATATGATTAGCTGCAAACCAAAAGTTGttatgaaatgaaaccactgcaTCAAAAATACTTCTAAGTCGAAATTAATAAACGTTAAATAtggtcttttctttctcttgacCAAGGAGCACAAGTATGAGATACAGTCATTAGTAGTTTCACATCTCGGTTCCATGATTTTAATTGTCAGCATCAGTGTGAGTGACAGGTAAATACGATTCACAGTTACAGCAATGAACAATGACTTCCCCCACAAAGAAAGAAACGCAGCTTAAGAGAAGTTGTGCTGGTCtctacaataaataaataaatggataaaGTGAGATTTAAAGTCTCTAAATGTgcatttcaacaaacaaacactcgtCCTCAGATCCCCCTGAGAGATTGATGTCATTCCCCAAGACTCACCCCCTCTTTTCTCTAAAACATTCTTAGGCTTTCTCACAAACAAATTGAGCCATAGACAACTGCTGTTGTGACCGGCTCAAGTTACTGTAACACATTCAAAGATGACGTATAAACTTGATCTGACCCCAGGTTATGGCATTCAAACTACCATCATTATTGCACAAATCTGTTCAAatgtaatacaaataaaaaaatgcaagTATAAAATGAATCGTACAAACGAAGGTTGAGTCAAATAAGACGGTgtatggaaaataaataaaagttgttcACACAGTCATCAAAGTGGACTGTTTACAAACCACTGGTTGGTTTACATAGCAGATTGGTTTGCTCGATACACTCAGAAGTATGGGCCTAAACATCTGCCGATACCAACTCCACATCTTTTATTTGATCTCGTCCAcataaatctgaaaatacaTTGTGTTTTCACTCCTATTAACGCATGTTTCAAACAAGGCATGACGCATGACGCACGGTGCCTCTCCTCGTCTTCTTCCAGTCCAACAATGAGCCATCAGACTAAATCAGTGATTCCCAGGGGTCAGTCCGACAACTCTTCCATGTCGCAGAGACGATTTAAATCCACCTCAACTCGTGGAGGCGCAACAGCACAGGAGCTGAAGTCATCCGCATCCCACTTCGCCAAAGCGGAATGACGCACACGGTGCATCCAACCATGGGGGTGCTTGACTTTACCCCCATCCATGAATTCCGTTTTAATTCcacttcattttttaaaaaccaatCCATCAAGATCTGGTCCAGTTCTGTCCCGGCTTGACCCACACGCCGCCGGTGGGGTTGTCCATCACGTACACCAGGCCGGCTGCGTCCCGGCGGCTCTGCAGGGGCCACGGAGGAGGTGCTGACTTCTCCAGAGCCCGGGCGGTGGAGCGAGGAGAGACCGACTGACCGGTCCACTTCTTCTGGATGTGAACCACAGAGTCGGTTCTGTGATACAGGTCCTCTGAGCCAACGCGGTGGAAAATCACTCTCGCTTCCATGGAGGATTTAGAGCCTTGCTGTCCCATAATGTCacctcaaaataaaacaacctgaagggaaaaggaaaaaacaaaccactttctcttttttgcttATTTGAGAGTTGGCTGGATTACAACGTTCTTCCACTCCTGCCTACGCGCACTTGCCTCACTTATAAAGTGCCAGACCAattttaaataactaaatgGTTCCAGTAAAGCTGTTCTGTGACGCACTTGACTTTATCGGTAACAGACACTTGAATGTCGCGACATGGTCTCGAACATTTGGATCAGTCCGATGTATTCTGAGCACATGCACCTGCTGCAGAGCGTCAGTGAACCTGGCACCAGAGTGCGCGTCAGGCACAAGTGCGCCACCGTGCGGAGGCTGCAGCGGTGTTGAGTTGCTTTGCAGCATCATGTCCCGGGGAAGATATGTGTGTGGCCGGACAGTGGCATCCCAGAAACGCTCTGGAGACGTCATGTGCTAATTCTGATGTCATCGCCTAATGTCTGATGATTGTTGATCGCTCAGTGATTCAGGCCACAAGGCTTCTCAGAGTTCAGAGCCATGAATGGTAAAGATGTATTCGAATTCCTGGAGAAGTGATAGAAAGCAAGAACATCTCTTAGTTCTATACGCATGTAATCTTATTGTGCCCTTAAGCAAGGCACctcagcaggtgtgtgtgtcaaactGCACATAAATTGCATGGATTAAAAAGTGCAATATAGGCCTATAGTGGGAATAAATTAAACCAGATATAATCAAATTAGCTGAGTGTTGATATCCACATTTTCTGATGCTGCTCTCTTTTTATGCTGTTATTATGTTATGTGAATAATGTGTCTTGGGCAATATTTTAAAGTAATCTAAGGAGTTCTGAATTTGGCTCCCAAGTGCTCCTGTGACGTGTataatggaaaaatacaaatgaatcAGAATCTGAAAATGTCACCAGTGAGCATGCATTTACTAAAGCCACATCTTTTTCATAATACAAACTAAAGGTAGGAAACAGATTTCAGATTGAAGAGTTTAATATAGATTGTTTTTCCCATACAGAAATTCTCAACACATAACCGTCCCTATGAAACACAGACTGCATCTCAGGTTAACTTGATCTGTTTTATTATAAACTTCTGCTCATACACAGAAGGACAAAAAAATGAGTAGACAGAACACTGATATGACACATCCAGAAACTCAACAATAAATAAGGCCTTAGAGAAACCGTTCAAAAAAAACCAAAAGCTTCTCCCAACTGATGTAAATAAGGTCATGGTACACATTGTTAAAAACGGAACTTATAGTAACTCAGTAATGGTTTACTGTAACCTTCCTCGACAGGATGTCGATGACAGTGGGTGTGTTGCGTCTGAGAGCATATCATATTTCTGCCTATACTGGcactccagctgcagctgtgcaGAACACGATGTGTCATGTTTAAGTCATTTTCTCATGGCGGCAGAGACGTGCAAGCCTGTCGCACGTGCTCCTCAGGTCAAAGGCGCCCACCAGTGTCCATTGAAGCGTTTTGTTGGCGAACACGCATACGCCAAAGCACATGCCCTGATGCAGATAGCTCGAAGTCACTTCGCGTTAGCTCCATAATCAAGAGGTGAGGGTCAGCATCTACATACATTAAAACCCTCCTGAGgatatacagtatttacactGGCTGATATGTAATAAGAATTCACCAttccaaaaaaataaacatctgaAAGGAGAATTGTTTGTCAGAactctatgtgtttgtgttcatacGAGCGTGTTGCATGTTCCGACCCATTATCTAGCTTTTACGATTCACTGGTCTCGTGCAGACTTGAAAGGTAGCGTAAAAATGTACAGTTTCAGCCTCCATGACAAATTGTTTTAATGGTGATTATTCATTGGCGTGGGTGGTTCAACAGCCACCTATCAAGGGTGCATGGGACGGGTCTCTGACACTCAGTTAGACTATAAGTGTAGCATCAGATAAAGTTGGATAAAGGTAGGCATCcactggagtttttttttttattttcacaatttttcCCCAGGTCTGCCATGTGGTATGTTAAACAAACATTATTATCAAAATGCAGCAAGCAGTGCGTTCTTTGCAAATTATCGTCATTCTCAGTAGCTTCCTGGAGTTGCACAGTAACTCTTGCGCAGGCACTAGTTGGAGCCTTGTGTGTCGAAGCCTCCAGTGGAGCAGTACCATCCATGTGCAGTAAACAGTAGTAAATCAATCACAGTCTGTAGTGCGCTGGTTGAGAGAAAACCcctgtgtggtgtggtgtgggtTTGACCGGCGTTTAAATGCATCTGCAGTGTTGGAGAACTGCATTTCAATAGGTCATTAAGTTGGTAGATGGTCATTGGGTCTATAATGTATTTACACGTCCTCACCTCAATTAGAAACctgcaaatcaaacaaaacctTATTTttagtgtttgcatgtgtttgtctgtatatacgtgtgtgtgtgtgtgtgtgtgtgtgtgtgtgtgtgtgtgtgtgtgtgtgtgtgtgtgtgtgtgtgtgtgtgtgtttgtttgtgtgtgtgtgtgtgtgtggtgtaacGGATCGAGAGACTCTTCCCCCCACCGGAGTGTTGTTTAACAGCCGTCGCCGGATGATGACGTAGAGAGTGACGTCAAGCCTATTTATTGGTGGAGAATGAGTCgcaagagagaggagaaagcgGAAGTGCGGTGCGTGGCGAGAGCGGAGGAAGCCGGCAAAACAGCGAGACCACTACAGCTGAGGAAGTAAAAAAGAGGCAGTGGAAACCTTcgaaacacatttttcaaaccTTGGGACTGAAATTGAGAAGGTGGAGATGTCTGGCGGCCGCGGACACGAAGAGCTGTTTGACAGTATTTTCCTCGCGGATGAAAGGTTCCGAGGGGAGGGCTACAAGGagggatttgaaagaggaaaatgcAGAGGATTGCAGGAGGGCCATAGACATGGGGCCTCTCATGGGGCCAAGTTGTCAACTGAAATTTCCTTCTATTATGGGTTCGCCATCACATGGAAGTGCCttctccaaaataaaacagatgtcAAATCAAGAAAGCGTATAAAAACTCTGGAGGCTCTCTTGGGTTTAATCCAAAACTCTTCTCACAATGATCCACAGTCTGCGACACtacaggaggaaatggagaagcTTCGGGCCAAGTTCAGACAGGTCTGCTCGATGTTGAATGTCCCAACTGACTTCAAGGATCACATCAAAACCTCCCAAGGGACTTCTTTCTGAATCACTCTTGAtcgtgatgatgatgaggaggagctgagaggacACCTGCAATCCGAACATTATTTTCATCCCCTTTTGGATGTGGACTATTTGAGTTTtgacatttctatttttctggGACATATCCTGAAGTGGACTCTTTTTGTTGgagtttgtttattgtttttcgAATGGATCTAATTTATGTTTACGTCtcttcataaaaaataaataagagacCCATGATTCAATACTTGTACATGTCCTGTGTGTTTACAATATGTATAGTTAAAAGTCATATATGATATGACTtttaactatttatattttgataaGTTTCCTTTTGGTTATATGTGAGAATAACCTTTGTGTGGCTTAGttaattaatgtaaataaattattgtCAGGGCTCTCCCTGGCTGGCAccccagaaagaaaaaataaactacacAACTAGTAAACTTATGCCGTTAATTGAGTTGCTTTGTCACAATTATTTTTGAAACTACTCTTATTTACTGTCCACACTCCACTGCACTGCAGCTTGACCTTTAAAATGTGAATCATTGATTTCTTTAGGAAGAAAAGTGCAAAATCAATGGTACAAATCACAAATGATACTGACGAGAACCGCAGGTCAAGAGGTCATTGCTTAATAAAAGTGTTGGAGCTGTGGGCCAATAGTAGGTCAAGCATTATGCATAcaatataatgaaaaatgtaCTATTACTAATAATAATCAACAATGAAAACTATAGGCCAACAAAAGGAttctattttttaaagtaatctAGGGAGTTCTGAATTTGGCTCCCAAGTGCTCTGTGACGTGTATAATGGAAAACTACAAATGAATCAGAATCTGAAAATGTCACCTGTGAGCATGCATTTACTAAAGCCACATCTTTTTCATAATACAAACTAAAGGTAGGAAACAGATTTCAGATTGAAGAGTTTAATATAGATTGTTTTTCCCATACAGAAATTCTCAACACATAACCGTCCCTATGAAACACAGACTGCATCTCAGGTTAACTTGATCTGTTTTATTATAAACTTCTGCTCATACACAGAAGGACAAAAAAATGAGTAGACAGAACACTGATATGACACATCCAGAAACTCAACAATAAATAAGGCCTTAGAGAAAccgttcaataaaaaaaaaaagcttcttcCAACTGATGTTAATAAGGTCATGGTACACAATGCTAAAAACTGAACTTATAGTAACTCAGTAATGGTTTACTGTAACCTTCCTCGACAGACTGTCGATGACACTGGGTGTGTTGCGTCTGAGAGCATTTCATATTTCTGCCTATACTGGcactccagctgcagctgtgcaAAACACGATGTGTCATGTTTAAGTCACATTCTCATGGCGGCAGAGACGTGCAAGCCTGTCGCACATGCTCCCCAGGTCAAAGGCGCCCACCAGTGTCCATTGAAGCGTTTTGTTGGCGAACACGCATACGCCAAAGCACATGCCCTGATGCAGATAGCTCGAAGTCACTTCGCGTTAGCTCCATAATCAAGAGGTGAGGGTCAGCATCTACATACATTAAAACCCTCCTGAGgatatacagtatttacactGGCTGATATGTAATAAGAATTCACCAttccaaaaaaataaacatctgaAAGGAGCATTATTTGTCAGAactctatgtgtttgtgttcatacGAGCGTGTTGCATGTTCCGACCCATTATCTAGCTTTTACGATTCACTGGTCTCGTGCAGACTTGAAAGGTAGCGTAAAAATGCAGTTTCAGCCTCCATGACAAATTGTTTTAATGGTGATTATTCATTGGCGTGGGCGGTTCAACAGCCACCTATCAAGGGTGCATGGGACGGGTCTCTGACACTCAAGAGTTAGATTATAAGTGTAGCATCAGATAAAGATGGATAAAGGTAGGCATCcactggagttttttttttttatttccacgaTTTTTCCCAGGTCAGCCATGTGGTATGTTAAACATACATTATTATCAAAATGCAGCAAGCAGTGTGTTCTTTGCAAATCATCGTCATTCTCAGTAGCTTCCTGGAGTTGCACAGTAACTCTTGC contains the following coding sequences:
- the arl14 gene encoding ADP-ribosylation factor-like protein 14, which translates into the protein MGLRGSKLPEVQVLLLGLDNAGKSTLLYKLKHDACVSTVPTIGFNVEMLETRKSGKNIALILWDVGGQWKMREHWRSFHQDAGAVVFVVDSSDRTRLEEARRELDRTLRSEQLTGRPLILFANKQDVNGALTVTEIKDKFNLGKMCHGRDWFVQPCSASTGVGVQEAFRRVVQLVKFPSEPGAMKDNIKDKVHYLKASSRH